One part of the Vitis riparia cultivar Riparia Gloire de Montpellier isolate 1030 chromosome 6, EGFV_Vit.rip_1.0, whole genome shotgun sequence genome encodes these proteins:
- the LOC117916679 gene encoding uncharacterized protein LOC117916679 isoform X1, with the protein MATTEEILEKYYVAECAINSYQKGIQQQLGIMHGLIHRLDARRERNVHSPTTGHSGYAADDFPEAEHDSPYAPYDMPFHHTEEVPDTPIRHPPIIGARMKELTVVSDFVCVAKLGHIYFVLVYVYSE; encoded by the exons ATGGCCACTACGGAG GAAATCTTGGAGAAGTACTATGTAGCAGAATGCGCAATAAATTCATATCAAAAAGGCATTCAGCAGCAGCTTGGCATCATGCATGGTCTGATCCATAGATTGGATGCTCGAAGAGAAAGAAATGTACATTCCCCTACTACTGGTCACTCGGGCTATGCAGcagatgactttcctgaggccGAGCATGATTCACCCTATGCCCCATATGACATGCCATTCCATCACACTGAAGAAGTACCAGACACTCCTATTCGGCATCCACCTATTATTGGGGCTCGTATGAAGGAGCTTACTGTTGTCAGCGATTTTGTTTGTGTTGCAAAACTGGgacatatatattttgtattagtATATGTATATTCAGAGTAG
- the LOC117916679 gene encoding trafficking protein particle complex II-specific subunit 130 homolog isoform X2 — MKWRVERLKDFDENAVSQNNDEVLYEGNANSENWMIVGRKRGHVSLSTKQGARSSKVEAYNNHFILLWPLRRKSWRSTM, encoded by the exons ATGAAATGGAGAGTTGAAAGGTTGAAGGATTTTGATGAGAATGCAGTTTCTCAAAACAAT GATGAGGTATTATACGAAGGCAATGCAAATTCtgagaattggatgattgtCGGGAGGAAGAGAGGCCATGTATCACTCTCAACAAAGCAAG GTGCCCGTTCTTCCAAGGTTGAAGCTTACAACAATCATTTCATTCTTCTATGGCCACTACGGAG GAAATCTTGGAGAAGTACTATGTAG